The Vigna unguiculata cultivar IT97K-499-35 chromosome 6, ASM411807v1, whole genome shotgun sequence genome contains a region encoding:
- the LOC114187759 gene encoding pentatricopeptide repeat-containing protein At5g15280, mitochondrial, producing MLLSYSTLRRRRRCHLFSSLSRAPTTLPSVQSPNLYLLDNNAFLKPHLLDLSLAIPEATRTCWRLPALGPSHVLHLLQALQSRRVTLEKVRSLWEVFKWGAHTNAGFDFKQRSLSHEIMASLLVQVGLFKEAEELLFALESNEIFDDLIKGYAGARAWEKGVFVYDFMKGRGKVPSRDCYGVLVDLLVKVKRTSLAYRVAFDLVDLGVPLSGDELRALKMVMVQLCVGGRIQEARNLVKKVLVLNCEVSSLVFDEIAFGYCKRRNFKDLVSFFVEIKCVPSVKAGNRVMNSLCRCYGVERAGLFLQELESLGFCPDEVTYGILIGWSCREGKMGNALSCLSAMLSKSFVPHIFTYNALISGLFKVGMVDLARDIVDEMIERGTLPDVSTFRVLMAGYCKCRQFDKVKSLVHEMESRGLIKLSLMENPISKAFLILGFDPLSVKLKRDNDGRLSKSEFFDDVGNGLYLDADVDEFEKHLTLDLEESMVTNFNSFVGKECSNGNLKKALVLVEEMLCWGQELLLPEFSKLVRQLCSSRSQTTSMTNLLEKMPRSAHKLDPETLNLVVQAYSKKGLLSKAKTILDEMLQNKFQVTNETYTAILMTFCKKGNMKDFNFYWDVACRNKWSPGLEDFKSLLVLMCHQKMLKEASRFLEIMLLSHPCLKSDICHVFVEVLSNKGLTDIALAALKQLQPCFILDDTGYNNLIRGLCNEGNFSLAFTVLDDMLDRCLTPCLDISVLLIPQLCKANRYDKATALKDIVLKEHHSFSHAIDCALMRGFCIMRSIGKAEAMFRDMLSKGFNPDEEPELCNMLIQGYCQANNLRKVGELLAVAIRKSWLLSLTSYRNMVRSVCRKNGVWFALSLKNLMLAQCALDGHIIYNILIFYLLSAGNSLAVNKILAEMEEKKVVLDEVGLNFLVYGFLQCKDLSSSLNYLAIMISKGFKPSNLNLRKVIRSLCDAGDLQKALELSQEMRLRGWIHDSAIQTSIVESLLLSGKIQKVETFLDRMGEESLTPDNINYDYLIKCFCQHGRLNNAVHLMNTMLRKHNIPISTSYDFLIVGYCAQNKLDIAMDFYSEMLNWNLKPRIETVEMLVHRSCQDGKTELAEQFLVDMSHGGETPTRKMYCTVIKSYHMEKNLRKASELMQAMQENGYQPDFETHWSLISNLNSAKAKDTDNGGKGFLSRLLSRTGFLQKK from the coding sequence ATGCTCCTCTCTTACTCCACTCTTCGCCGCCGCCGCCGCTGCCaccttttttcttctctctcgcGTGCTCCCACCACTCTTCCGTCCGTTCAGTCACCCAACCTTTACCTTCTCGACAACAACGCTTTTCTCAAACCCCACCTCTTGGACCTCTCCCTCGCGATTCCCGAAGCCACTCGCACGTGCTGGAGGCTCCCCGCGCTGGGCCCCTCGCACGTGCTGCATCTCTTGCAGGCTCTCCAGTCCCGTCGCGTAACGCTCGAAAAGGTTCGGTCTTTGTGGGAGGTTTTCAAATGGGGTGCTCACACGAACGCGGGTTTCGACTTCAAGCAACGTTCACTGTCCCACGAGATCATGGCCTCGCTTCTCGTTCAAGTGGGGTTGTTCAAAGAAGCCGAGGAGTTGCTTTTCGCGTTGGAAAGCAATGAAATTTTTGATGATCTCATTAAAGGGTATGCTGGTGCGAGAGCATGGGAAAAGGGTGTCTTTGTGTATGACTTTATGAAGGGAAGAGGGAAGGTTCCTTCGAGGGATTGTTACGGTGTTTTGGTTGATCTTTTGGTGAAAGTGAAGAGGACGAGTCTTGCATATAGGGTGGCTTTTGATTTGGTGGATTTGGGTGTACCACTGAGTGGTGATGAATTGAGGGCATTGAAGATGGTTATGGTGCAGCTTTGCGTTGGTGGGAGGATTCAGGAAGCAAGGAACTTGGTGAAGAAGGTGTTGGTTCTTAATTGTGAGGTTAGTAGTTtggtttttgatgaaattgcgTTTGGATATTGTAAGAGGAGGAACTTCAAAGATTTGGTTAGTTTCTTTGTTGAAATAAAGTGTGTCCCTAGTGTGAAGGCTGGTAATAGAGTTATGAATTCATTGTGTAGGTGTTATGGTGTAGAAAGGGCAGGGCTGTTTTTGCAAGAGCTTGAAAGTTTAGGTTTTTGTCCTGATGAAGTAACCTACGGGATATTGATTGGTTGGAGTTGTCGAGAAGGGAAGATGGGAAATGCATTGAGTTGTTTATCAGCTATGCTATCAAAAAGCTTTGTGCCACATATATTTACTTACAATGCTCTTATAAGTGGGTTGTTTAAGGTAGGTATGGTGGATCTTGCACGTGACATTGTTGATGAGATGATTGAGAGGGGGACACTGCCTGATGTATCCACTTTTAGAGTTCTTATGGCAGGGTATTGTAAGTGCAGGCAGTTTGATAAAGTGAAAAGTTTGGTTCATGAGATGGAGAGCCGTGGTTTGATTAAGCTCTCTTTGATGGAGAATCCGATTTCCAAGGCTTTTCTGATTTTGGGCTTTGACCCTTTGAGTGTGAAGTTGAAACGAGACAATGATGGTCGACTTTCGAAATCGGAGTTCTTTGATGATGTTGGAAATGGACTTTATTTGGATGCAGATGTTGATGAGTTTGAGAAACACTTAACTTTGGATCTTGAAGAATCCATGGTAACCAACTTCAATTCATTTGTGGGGAAGGAATGCAGCAATGGTAACCTGAAAAAGGCATTGGTTTTGGTTGAAGAAATGCTTTGTTGGGGACAAGAATTGTTGCTGCCTGAATTCTCAAAGTTAGTGAGACAACTCTGTTCATCCCGGTCGCAAACCACATCAATGACAAATCTTTTGGAGAAAATGCCACGGTCTGCTCATAAACTTGACCCAGAAACTCTCAATTTGGTTGTACAGGCATACAGCAAGAAAGGCTTGCTGTCCAAAGCGAAAACTATACTTGATGAAATGCTTCAAAACAAATTTCAGGTCACCAATGAGACATATACTGCCATATTAATGACTTTTTGTAAGAAAGGAAACATGAAAGACTTCAATTTTTATTGGGATGTTGCATGTAGAAATAAATGGTCACCAGGTTTGGAGGATTTTAAATCTCTTCTTGTTCTTATGTGCCATCAGAAAATGCTGAAGGAAGCATCACGGTTTCTTGAAATCATGCTTTTATCACACCCTTGCTTAAAGTCAGATATATGCCATGTATTTGTGGAAGTACTTTCTAATAAGGGTCTTACAGACATTGCACTTGCAGCTTTAAAACAACTACAACCTTGTTTCATCTTGGATGACACTGGTTATAATAATCTTATAAGGGGCTTATGTAATGAGGGAAACTTTTCTCTTGCCTTTACAGTATTGGATGATATGCTAGATAGATGTTTGACACCTTGTTTGGATATTTCAGTCTTGTTAATCCCTCAACTATGCAAGGCTAATAGATATGACAAAGCTACTGCATTGAAAGATATAGTTTTGAAAGAGCATCATTCATTTTCTCATGCTATAGATTGTGCATTGATGCGTGGATTTTGTATCATGAGGAGCATAGGGAAAGCTGAAGCTATGTTCCGAGATATGTTATCTAAAGGGTTTAATCCAGACGAAGAACCAGAACTGTGTAACATGCTTATTCAGGGTTACTGCCAAGCTAATAACTTGAGAAAAGTGGGGGAACTACTTGCTGTTGCAATAAGAAAGAGTTGGTTGCTATCCCTCACAAGTTACAGGAATATGGTGCGATCAGTTTGTAGGAAAAATGGAGTCTGGTTTGCTCTGAGCTTAAAGAACCTTATGCTTGCACAATGTGCACTTGATGGACATATCATATACAACATTCTCATATTCTATCTTTTATCAGCTGGAAATAGTTTAGCTGTTAACAAGATACTAGCTGAAATGGAAGAGAAGAAAGTTGTGCTCGATGAAGTTGGTCTCAACTTTCTTGTCTATGGTTTCTTGCAATGTAAAGATTTATCCAGTTCCCTGAATTATCTTGCCATCATGATTTCAAAGGGATTCAAACCAAGTAACCTCAATTTGAGGAAGGTAATAAGAAGCCTGTGTGATGCTGGGGATCTGCAGAAAGCCCTGGAATTGAGTCAAGAAATGAGATTAAGAGGTTGGATACATGATTCCGCAATTCAAACATCTATTGTAGAAAGCCTTCTGTTGAGTGGTAAGATACAAAAAGTAGAAACCTTTTTGGACAGGATGGGAGAGGAATCTCTGACTCCTGATAATATCAATTATGATTACCTTATCAAGTGTTTTTGCCAACATGGAAGACTGAACAATGCAGTTCATCTTATGAACACAATGTTGAGGAAACATAACATTCCAATTTCCACCAGTTATGATTTTCTCATTGTTGGATACTGTGCCCAGAATAAATTGGACATAGCTATGGATTTTTACTCTGAGATGTTGAACTGGAATCTCAAACCAAGAATTGAGACAGTGGAAATGCTTGTCCATAGATCCTGCCAAGATGGAAAGACAGAATTAGCAGAACAATTCCTAGTGGACATGAGTCATGGAGGTGAAACTCCAACCAGAAAAATGTATTGCACTGTAATTAAGAGTTATCACATGGAAAAGAATCTCAGGAAGGCATCAGAGCTCATGCAAGCCATGCAGGAAAATGGCTATCAGCCTGATTTTGAAACACATTGGTCTCTCATAAGCAACTTAAACAGTGCCAAAGCAAAGGACACTGATAATGGTGGCAAGGGTTTTTTATCAAGACTTCTTTCCAGAACTGGTTTtcttcaaaagaaatga
- the LOC114187760 gene encoding imidazole glycerol phosphate synthase hisHF, chloroplastic: MEAPSFAYSASSSSLLSLRKTPPSSLRLSRFSNTKHRNFSVRASSSGDSVVTLLDYGAGNVRSVRNAIRFLGFEIKDVQTPQDILNASRLVFPGVGAFAAAMEVLSKTGMDEALCSYIEKDRPFLGICLGLQLLFESSEENGPVKGLGLIPGTVGRFDSSNGFRVPHIGWNALQITKDSGILDDVGNHHVYFVHSYRAMPSDDNNEWISSTCDYGDKFIASIRRGNVHAVQFHPEKSGDVGLSILRRFLNPKSNMTKKPGEGKASKLAKRVIACLDVRANDKGDLVVTKGDQYDVREHTNENEVRNLGKPVDLAGQYYKDGADEVSFLNITGFRDFPLGDLPMLQVLRYTSENVFVPLTVGGGIRDFTDSTGRYYSSLEVASEYFRSGADKISIGSDAVYAAEEYLRTGVKTGKTSLEQISRVYGNQAVVVSIDPRRVYVKDPNDVQLKTVRVSNPGPNGEEYAWYQCTVNGGREGRPIGAYELAKAVEELGAGEILLNCIDCDGQGKGFDVDLIKLISDSVSIPVIASSGAGAPAHFSEVFNKTNASAALAAGIFHRKEVPIQSVKEHLLKAGIEVRL; this comes from the exons ATGGAGGCGCCGTCATTTGCTTATTCggcttcctcttcttctctcctTTCTCTTCGAAAAACGCCACCCTCATCCCTGAGATTATCCCGTTTCAGCAATACCAAACATAGAAACTTCTCAGTTCGTGCCTCCTCGTCTGGGGATTCTG TTGTGACTTTGCTTGATTACGGTGCTGGCAATGTTCGGAGTGTCAGGAATGCAATCAGATTCCTCGGgtttgaaatcaaagat gTGCAAACCCCGCAAGATATTTTGAATGCAAGTCGGTTAGTTTTTCCAGGGGTTGGAGCATTTGCTGCAGCCATGGAGGTGTTAAGCAAAACTGg AATGGATGAAGCATTATGTTCATATATTGAAAAGGATCGTCCATTTTTGGGGATTTGTCTAGGACTTCAACTACTTTTTGAATCTAGTGAGGAGAATGGACCAG TAAAAGGTCTTGGCTTGATACCTGGAACTGTTGGGCGATTTGACTCATCAAATGGTTTTAGAGTACCACATATTGGCTGGAATGCTTTACAAATCACGAAGGACTCAGGAATTTTGGATGACGTTGGAAATCACCATGTCTATTTTGTGCACTCTTACCGTGCCATGCCT TCAGATGATAACAATGAGTGGATATCCTCCACATGTGACTACGGTGACAAATTTATAGCATCTATTAGAAGAGGAAATGTGCATGCAGTTCAATTCCACCCAGAGAAGAGTGGAG ATGTTGGTCTCTCTATTTTGAGAAGATTCTTGAATCCGAAGTCAAACATGACAAAG AAGCCTGGGGAAGGCAAAGCTTCAAAACTTGCAAAAAGG GTGATTGCTTGTCTTGATGTGAGAGCAAACGATAAGGGGGACCTTGTTGTAACCAAAGGAGACCAGTATGATGTAAGAGAACATACAAATGAGAACGAG GTAAGGAATCTTGGCAAGCCAGTTGATCTTGCTGGACAGTACTATAAAGATGGAGCTGATGAG GTCAGCTTTCTAAACATTACTGGATTTCGGGACTTCCCTCTTGGTGATTTACCTATGCTACAG GTATTACGATACACATCAGAAAATGTTTTTGTACCGTTAACTGTTGGTGGAGGAATTAGAGATTTCACAGATTCAACTGGAAG GTACTATTCTAGTTTGGAAGTTGCTTCAGAATACTTTAGGTCTGGGGCTGATAAGATTTCCATTGGAAGTGATGCAGTTTATGCTGCAGAAGAATATTTAAGAACCGGA GTAAAGACTGGGAAGACAAGCTTGGAGCAGATATCAAGAGTTTATGGGAATCAG gCAGTGGTTGTTAGTATTGATCCCCGTAGAGTGTATGTAAAGGATCCTAATGATGTTCAATTGAAGACAGTAAGGGTTTCAAATCCAG GTCCAAATGGAGAAGAGTATGCATGGTATCAATGTACA GTTAACGGAGGGCGAGAAGGCCGGCCAATTGGTGCCTATGAACTAGCAAAAGCAGTTGAAGAACTTGGTGCTGGAGAAATACTACTTAATTGCATCGATTGTGATg GTCAAGGGAAAGGATTTGATGTAGATTTAATTAAGTTGATATCAGACTCTGTAAGTATCCCTGTGATTGCAAGTAGTGGTGCTGGCGCTCCTGCACACTTTTCTGAGGTGttcaataaaacaaatgcaTCAGCAGCACTTGCTGCTGGCATTTTTCACAGAAAGGAG GTGCCTATTCAGTCTGTAAAAGAGCATTTGTTGAAGGCAGGCATTGAAGTTCGACTCTGA
- the LOC114187966 gene encoding GDP-L-galactose phosphorylase 1-like has protein sequence MLSIKRVPTVVSNYQKEEGGEAPDGGCGRNCLKSCCIQGARLPLYALKRVDKVGEKELPLLGCKEHCPVAFLDSLILGEWEERMQRGLFRYDVTACETKVIPGEYGFIAQLNEGRHLKKRPTEFRVDKVLQPFDENKFNFTKVGQEEVLFQLEASEDGEAQFSPNAPIDVENSPSFVAINVSPIEYGHVLLIPRIFECLPQRIDHESFLLALKMAVEAGNPYFRLGYNSLGAFATINHLHFQAYYLAMPFPIEKAPTKKITKLSDGVKVSKLLNYPVRGLVFEGGQTLESLANAVSEACICLQHNNVPYNVLISDCGRQIFLLPQCYAEKQALGEVSAELLETQVNPAVWEISGHMVLKRKKDYDEASEANAWRLLAEVSLSEERYEEVTALVFQAIASVDLSVKPQCAEEVDSVSSSTQPAMVAGSQQCLVLQ, from the exons ATGTTGAGCATCAAGAGGGTTCCCACTGTGGTTTCCAATTATCAGAAGGAGGAGGGAGGTGAGGCTCCTGACGGAGGATGTGGTCGGAACTGCCTCAAAAGTTGTTGCATTCAAG GTGCGAGGTTGCCTTTATATGCTTTGAAGAGAGTGGACAAGGTCGGTGAAAAGGAGTTGCCTTTGCTTGGATGCAAGGAGCATTGCCCTGTGGCGTTTCTGGACTCGCTTATCCTTGGGGAG TGGGAAGAACGCATGCAGAGAGGGCTTTTCCGTTATGACGTCACAGCCTGTGAGACCAAG GTTATTCCTGGGGAGTATGGTTTCATTGCTCAGCTTAATGAGGGTCGCCACCTCAAGAAGAGACCAACTGAGTTCCGTGTCGATAAGGTCCTCCAGCCCTTTGATGAAAACAAGTTTAACTTCACTAAAGTTGGACAAGAAGAGGTCCTGTTTCAGTTGGAGGCTAGTGAAGATGGAGAAGCTCAATTCTCTCCAAATGCTCCGATTGATGTTGAGAATTCTCCTAGTTTTGTTGCCATCAAT GTGAGTCCTATTGAATATGGGCATGTGCTGCTGATTCCCCGGATTTTTGAGTGTTTACCTCAGAGGATTGACCATGAAAGCTTCTTGCTTGCGCTTAAAATGGCAGTTGAAGCTGGGAATCCATATTTTAGGCTGGGATACAACAGCTTGGGTGCATTTGCAACCATTAACCATCTTCACTTTCAG GCGTATTACTTGGCTATGCCTTTTCCCATTGAGAAGGCCCCTACCAAGAAAATTACCAAATTAAGTGATGGAGTGAAAGTATCTAAACTGTTAAACTATCCAGTCAGGGGCCTTGTTTTCGAGGGTGGCCAGACTCTAGAGAGTTTAGCAAATGCTGTTTCAGAAGCCTGCATCTGCCTTCAACACAACAATGTACCGTACAATGTACTTATTTCAGACTGTGGAAGGCAAATCTTTCTCTTGCCACAG TGCTATGCAGAGAAACAAGCTCTCGGAGAAGTGAGTGCTGAGCTTCTGGAGACCCAGGTGAATCCTGCTGTATGGGAAATCAGTGGGCACATGGTgctgaagaggaagaaggacTACGATGAGGCATCTGAAGCCAATGCCTGGAGGCTTCTTGCTGAGGTCTCCCTCTCTGAAGAGAGGTACGAGGAAGTCACTGCTCTTGTTTTTCAGGCCATTGCATCTGTTGACTTGAGTGTCAAGCCTCAATGTGCTGAGGAAGTTGATTCTGTTAGCTCAAGCACCCAGCCTGCCATGGTGGCTGGTTCACAGCAATGCCTTGTTCTCCAGTAA
- the LOC114188908 gene encoding glycine-rich cell wall structural protein has protein sequence MVSRVLLFAVLGALVCTIDARKLGSEKGGFRDEKNFFHRPGFGGGVGGGGGGGFGGGGGGGLGGGSGGGFGAGGGAGGGAGGGAGGGFGGGGGGGFGGGGGAGGGAGFGGGSGFGGGAGAGGGLGGGGGGGFGGGGGAGGGVGGGVGGGAGGGFGGGAGAGGGFR, from the coding sequence ATGGTTTCTAGGGTTCTTCTTTTTGCGGTTCTTGGTGCGCTTGTTTGCACCATTGATGCAAGGAAGCTTGGGAGTGAGAAGGGTGGTTTTAGGGATGAGAAGAACTTCTTTCACCGTCCAGGGTTTGGAGGAGGTgtaggaggaggaggagggggtggttttggtggtggtggaggaggagggTTAGGTGGTGGCTCCGGAGGAGGCTTTGGTGCTGGTGGTGGTGCAGGTGGAGGTGCCGGTGGTGGAGCCGGAGGAGGCTTcggtggcggtggtggtggaggATTTGGCGGCGGCGGTGGAGCCGGTGGAGGAGCTGGTTTCGGAGGAGGGTCTGGGTTTGGAGGTGGTGCTGGTGCTGGTGGTGGCCTCGGAGGAGGTGGCGGAGGAGGGTTTGGAGGTGGCGGTGGTGCTGGCGGTGGAGTTGGCGGTGGAGTTGGCGGTGGCGCCGGAGGAGGATTTGGCGGAGGAGCTGGTGCCGGAGGTGGATTTCGTTGA